A window of Panulirus ornatus isolate Po-2019 chromosome 27, ASM3632096v1, whole genome shotgun sequence contains these coding sequences:
- the Ppcdc gene encoding phosphopantothenoylcysteine decarboxylase translates to MQTMSWLPPPSTGPRVLLGCTGSVATIKVPELARRLQECGASVIIIPTENACHFLRCQAKVGSAAIHTPNHGGSGDVIRPGIKADENVELRGSGSEEENSCSDQCSHCGNRTPIRRKQTDDNDCDVKSLYPDLNFVLDQDEWAAWNGRGDPVLHIHLRDWAQVMVIAPLDANTMAKIAQGLCDNLLTSTVRAWDIARPLVFCPAMNTHMYNHPLTFKHTAILKELGYIEVCVVSKRLACGDVGPGAMAELDSIINAVMQELPGTHRVSHGPF, encoded by the exons ATGCAG ACGATGTCATGGTTACCACCACCAAGCACTGGTCCAAGAGTACTCTTGGGCTGTACAGGAAGTGTGGCCACAATTAAGGTGCCAGAACTAGCACGAAGACTGCAAGAATGTGGAGCAAGTGTTATCATTATACCCACTGAGAATGCTTGTCACTTCCTAAGGTGTCAGGCTAAAGTTGGCTCTGCTGCTATTCACACACCAAATCATGGAGGATCTGGTGATGTCATCAGACCAGGAATTAAGGCTGATGAAAATGTGGAGTTAAGGGGTAgtgggagtgaggaagagaataGCTGCAGTGATCAGTGTAGTCACTGTGGGAACAGAACTCCCATTAGAAGGAAACagactgatgataatgattgcgATGTGAAGTCTCTTTACCCAGACCTGAATTTCGTGTTGGACCAGGATGAGTGGGCTGCATGGAATGGACGTGGTGACCCTGTCTTGCATATCCATCTGAGAGATTGGGCACAGGTTATGGTGATTGCTCCACTTGATGCCAATACTATGGCTAAGATTGCCCAAGGCCTATGTGACAATCTTCTCACAAGTACAGTGCGGGCTTGGGACATTGCACGCCCACTTGTTTTCTGCCCAGCTatgaacacacacatgtataaccaTCCTCTCACCTTTAAACATACAGCCATTCTTAAG GAATTAGGTTACATAGAGGTATGTGTGGTGAGCAAACGGCTAGCCTGTGGGGATGTTGGCCCAGGAGCCATGGCTGAACTAGACAGCATCATAAATGCAGTTATGCAAGAGCTACCTGGCACCCACAGGGTATCTCATGGACCTTTCTGA